A window of Lepus europaeus isolate LE1 chromosome 11, mLepTim1.pri, whole genome shotgun sequence contains these coding sequences:
- the LOC133769478 gene encoding olfactory receptor 11H7-like translates to MNKSGISTVTYFVMLGFPGPWKTQIILFSVILLIYVLTLTGNMAIICAVRWDHRLHTPMYMLLANFFFLEIWYVTCTVPNMLVNFLSKTKTISFSGCFTQFYFFFSLGTTECFFLSVMAYDRYLAICRPLHYPTIMTGQRCGILIALCWFMGFIAHSVPIFLISQLPFCGPNIIDHFMCDVEPLMALSCAPAPIEECAIHSVSAVIIILSVLYILGSYMLVLRAVLQVPSSAGQRKAFSTCGSHLVVVSLFFGTIMVMYVSPTSGNSVAMHKIITLIYAVVTPVLNPFIYSLRNKDMKNALHHVLFGMRIFQSS, encoded by the coding sequence ATGAATAAATCAGGGATATCTACGGTGACGTACTTTGTCATGCTGGGCTTTCCTGGTCCCTGGAAAACGCAGATCATCCTTTTCTCAGTGATTTTGTTGATCTACGTCCTGACTCTGACTGGGAACATGGCCATCATTTGTGCTGTGAGGTGGGACCACCGACTCCATACCCCTATGTACATGCTCCTGGCTAACTTCTTCTTCCTAGAGATCTGGTATGTGACCTGCACAGTCCCCAACATGCTGGTCAATTTTCTCTCCAAAACTAAGACCATCTCCTTCTCCGGATGCTTCACccagttttacttctttttttccttggGCACAACTGAATGCTTCTTCCTCAGCGTCATGGCTTATGATCGGTACCTGGCCATCTGCCGCCCCCTGCACTACCCCACCATCAtgactggccagcgctgtggcattttGATAGCTCTTTGTTGGTTCATGGGTTTCATTGCACATTCAGTtcctattttcttaatttcccaaTTGCCCTTCTGTGGTCCCAACATCATTGATCACTTCATGTGTGATGTGGAACCACTGATGGCTTTATCCTGTGCCCCCGCTCCCATCGAAGAGTGTGCAATCCACTCTGTGAGCGCTGTTATCATCATTCTCAGTGTTTTGTACATCCTTGGGTCCTACATGCTGGTGCTCAGAGCAGTGCTCCAGGTTCCTTCTTCAGCTGGACAACGAAAGGCCTTCTCCACCTGTGGATCCCACTTGGTGGTGGTATCTCTGTTCTTTGGAACCATAATGGTGATGTATGTGAGTCCCACATCTGGCAACTCAGTTGCAATGCATAAGATCATCACATTGATATATGCTGTGGTGACACCAGTCTTAAACCCATTCATCTATAGCCTACGCaataaagacatgaaaaatgCCCTCCATCATGTTCTTTTTGGAATGAGGATTTTCCAAAGTTcatga